One Acinetobacter colistiniresistens DNA segment encodes these proteins:
- the brnQ gene encoding branched-chain amino acid transport system II carrier protein — protein MNQLRTGDIIALGFMTFALFIGAGNIIFPPIVAQQAGEHVWLAAFGFLITAVGLPVITIMALSRMKGSIEIISSPLGRFFSLLLTIVCYLSVGPLFATPRTATVSYEIGFAPYFGTSGSSLFIYSIIYFAFVTAVSLYPNKLLDTVGHVLAPLKIIALAILGIAAFAIPTGMISPAVNNYVSSPVSEGFVSGYLTMDTLGALVFGIVIIQAIQSRGVTDTKLITKYAIIASLIAGVGLTLVYISLFKLGLGSHEVAPNAANGAIILHAYVQHAFGDYGSYFLTCLIFLACMVTAIGLTCACAEYFNELTGLSYKLLVFILTGFSLLISNLGLTKLIAFSVPVLSAIYPPAIVVIMLSFFWKRWNNPSIVVGSVTAIAFLFGIIEAIKAAGFTQQLPTFIQHLPLNEQNLAWLLPSIIVLVIAILIDRVSSSKK, from the coding sequence ATGAATCAACTTCGTACAGGAGATATCATTGCTTTAGGTTTTATGACCTTTGCGTTATTCATTGGCGCAGGCAATATTATCTTTCCTCCAATCGTTGCTCAGCAGGCTGGCGAACATGTTTGGCTTGCTGCTTTCGGTTTCTTAATCACTGCAGTTGGTTTGCCTGTGATTACGATTATGGCCTTATCTCGCATGAAAGGTTCGATCGAAATCATTAGCTCTCCTTTAGGACGCTTTTTTAGCTTACTCCTGACTATTGTTTGCTATTTATCTGTAGGGCCACTATTTGCAACCCCACGTACCGCAACCGTTTCTTATGAAATAGGTTTCGCACCTTATTTTGGTACATCTGGCAGTAGTCTCTTTATCTATAGTATTATTTATTTTGCTTTTGTGACCGCAGTTTCACTGTATCCAAACAAACTACTCGATACTGTTGGTCATGTACTGGCACCACTAAAAATTATTGCACTTGCAATTTTAGGTATCGCTGCATTTGCCATTCCAACAGGCATGATTTCACCTGCTGTAAATAATTATGTGAGCAGCCCAGTATCTGAAGGTTTTGTGAGTGGTTATTTAACCATGGACACTTTAGGTGCTTTGGTATTCGGTATTGTGATTATTCAAGCGATTCAATCTCGTGGAGTCACAGATACTAAACTCATTACCAAATATGCGATTATCGCGAGTTTGATCGCTGGTGTAGGACTAACTCTAGTCTATATTAGTTTGTTCAAACTTGGCCTAGGCAGTCATGAAGTCGCTCCAAACGCAGCCAATGGTGCAATCATTCTACATGCCTATGTTCAGCATGCTTTTGGTGATTACGGTTCATATTTCCTAACTTGCCTAATCTTCCTTGCATGTATGGTCACTGCAATTGGCTTAACCTGTGCATGTGCTGAATATTTCAATGAGTTAACAGGTTTATCTTATAAATTGCTGGTTTTCATCCTGACTGGTTTTTCATTATTGATTTCCAATTTAGGTTTAACCAAGCTGATTGCGTTTTCGGTTCCGGTTTTAAGTGCCATTTATCCGCCTGCAATTGTTGTCATTATGCTGAGCTTTTTCTGGAAACGCTGGAATAATCCATCGATTGTTGTTGGTTCAGTGACGGCTATTGCCTTTCTATTCGGTATTATTGAAGCGATTAAAGCAGCTGGCTTTACTCAACAATTACCGACTTTTATTCAGCATTTACCTTTGAATGAACAAAATCTTGCATGGTTACTTCCATCAATTATTGTTCTTGTGATTGCAATTTTGATTGATCGGGTATCGTCGTCTAAGAAATAA
- a CDS encoding alpha/beta hydrolase family protein, which yields MNRSESFWINCQDNYQLAAQFYPAQGNSKPYPILICPATGITKNFYHAFADWLSQQGYDVLSFDFRGIGESLHGALKNSNASISDWGTYDIPAAIETLLNRSQAEKVIMIGHSAGGQLLGITPNYNKVAKVLAIAGSTGHVKGLKGKTKILAPVMFNIIFPISSFFKGYGATQFIGMGENLPKNVARQWAEFCSKPGYVMNAIGKTIFEDYHQQIQCPITSFWASDDEIATQENVQDLLRLYPNAPTKLIELNPQQHGYKHIGHMLMFKKSHQKLWPLIESELRI from the coding sequence ATGAATCGCTCTGAGTCTTTTTGGATCAATTGTCAAGATAACTATCAACTTGCTGCCCAGTTTTATCCTGCACAAGGCAATAGCAAGCCATACCCTATCTTGATTTGTCCAGCAACAGGGATTACCAAAAATTTCTATCACGCTTTTGCCGACTGGCTTAGCCAGCAAGGCTATGATGTTTTAAGCTTTGATTTTAGGGGGATTGGCGAATCGTTGCACGGTGCCCTTAAGAATTCCAATGCCAGCATTAGCGATTGGGGGACCTATGATATTCCAGCTGCCATCGAAACCTTATTAAATCGTAGCCAAGCTGAAAAAGTCATCATGATTGGCCACAGTGCAGGTGGACAGTTACTCGGTATTACCCCCAACTACAATAAAGTTGCTAAAGTCTTGGCAATTGCAGGTTCAACAGGGCATGTCAAAGGTTTAAAAGGAAAGACTAAAATTCTTGCACCCGTGATGTTTAATATTATTTTTCCAATTTCCAGCTTTTTCAAAGGCTATGGCGCAACTCAATTTATTGGGATGGGAGAAAATCTGCCCAAGAATGTTGCCAGACAGTGGGCCGAGTTTTGCAGCAAACCTGGTTATGTGATGAATGCGATTGGTAAGACCATTTTTGAAGACTATCACCAACAAATTCAATGCCCAATCACCTCTTTCTGGGCAAGCGATGACGAAATTGCTACACAGGAAAATGTGCAAGATCTTTTACGTTTATATCCAAATGCCCCAACCAAATTGATTGAATTGAATCCACAACAACATGGTTATAAGCATATTGGGCACATGCTAATGTTTAAAAAATCCCATCAAAAATTATGGCCACTCATAGAAAGTGAATTGCGTATTTAA
- a CDS encoding MarR family winged helix-turn-helix transcriptional regulator, giving the protein MPKKYARFLPTADSFNLEDFPFYWISQVNAQYVQNIDNVLKKYGLDNSRRRILIALHVKPHASVSELSDMVISKMSTTTKIVYRLKDEGYIDTYSCKEDGRITRVFLTEKGQEMITKINDLTAIILEQSFDGLTPLQIEKTMEILRHMFKNLAR; this is encoded by the coding sequence ATGCCAAAAAAATATGCGCGTTTTTTACCTACAGCCGATTCATTTAACCTAGAAGACTTCCCTTTTTACTGGATTTCTCAAGTAAATGCTCAATACGTCCAAAACATTGACAACGTACTTAAAAAATATGGTCTAGACAATTCTCGTCGTCGTATTTTAATCGCCTTACATGTCAAACCACATGCAAGTGTGTCAGAGCTTTCAGACATGGTTATTTCAAAAATGTCTACTACCACCAAAATCGTTTATCGCCTTAAAGATGAAGGCTATATCGATACCTATTCATGTAAAGAAGATGGCCGTATAACACGTGTTTTTCTGACAGAAAAAGGCCAAGAGATGATCACAAAAATCAATGATCTTACCGCCATCATCTTAGAGCAATCTTTTGATGGTCTTACGCCTTTGCAAATTGAAAAGACGATGGAAATTCTGCGTCATATGTTTAAGAATCTTGCGCGTTAA
- a CDS encoding SOS response-associated peptidase, whose product MCANYKPLTVEQAKQLKLPLIPFEYVDEVYPSYKTSLLFKSEQGLEWREVLFGLVPKWSEDTNISKHTYNARHETIFQKPSFLEAASKCKFGVIPVSEFYESKYIDNKPQRWGVRRKDGQAFYIAALYEICKLNEHTVRSATMLTMDAIDHPMMKDFHEPGNVKRSVVVIPHQRLDEWLSLKQPHQLYGFMNGFPVEEFECSHVPKARLEKITPQLNMFDL is encoded by the coding sequence ATGTGTGCTAACTATAAACCTTTGACGGTTGAACAAGCCAAACAGCTAAAATTGCCTTTGATTCCGTTTGAATATGTGGATGAGGTTTACCCAAGCTATAAAACATCTTTGCTGTTTAAATCGGAGCAGGGGCTAGAGTGGCGCGAAGTATTATTTGGTTTAGTACCGAAGTGGTCAGAAGATACCAATATTTCTAAGCATACTTATAATGCAAGACATGAAACTATCTTTCAGAAACCCAGTTTTCTTGAAGCAGCATCTAAATGCAAGTTTGGCGTGATTCCTGTTTCAGAGTTCTATGAAAGTAAGTATATCGATAATAAACCACAACGCTGGGGTGTACGCCGTAAAGATGGGCAGGCGTTTTATATTGCAGCACTTTATGAGATTTGTAAATTGAATGAACACACTGTTCGTTCAGCAACCATGCTGACTATGGACGCGATAGACCACCCGATGATGAAAGATTTCCATGAACCGGGTAATGTGAAGCGATCCGTGGTGGTTATTCCACATCAACGCTTGGATGAGTGGTTAAGCCTGAAGCAACCCCATCAACTCTATGGGTTTATGAATGGTTTTCCCGTAGAGGAATTTGAATGTTCGCATGTACCGAAAGCAAGGCTCGAAAAAATAACCCCACAACTCAATATGTTTGACTTGTAA
- a CDS encoding 2OG-Fe(II) oxygenase, translating into MSQILKLDALKQAQVSTSPYPYFVVENSIVDSEVKAVIQDFPKIQQGGSYNIEDVEIKPNFDRFLKSLDTKEFRQILTEKFDVDVMEHPMMITLRGYSRQKDGRIHSDSKTKLLTILIYLNESWDAPTGRLRILNDEKNMDDYVAEIDAGPGTLVAFKVTDNGWHGYVPFEGQRQSIQINFLTSDKANAKHRFIHGLSAKMKKLFG; encoded by the coding sequence ATGTCACAAATTTTAAAATTAGATGCTTTAAAACAAGCGCAAGTTTCTACCTCACCATACCCTTACTTTGTTGTAGAAAACTCAATTGTGGACAGTGAAGTAAAAGCTGTTATTCAGGATTTTCCAAAAATCCAGCAAGGTGGTAGCTATAATATCGAAGATGTTGAGATTAAACCTAATTTTGATCGTTTCTTAAAGTCGTTAGATACCAAGGAATTTCGTCAAATCTTGACTGAAAAATTTGATGTTGATGTGATGGAACATCCGATGATGATCACATTACGTGGTTATTCACGTCAAAAGGATGGTCGTATCCATTCCGACTCGAAAACCAAGTTGTTGACCATTTTGATTTATTTAAATGAATCTTGGGATGCACCGACAGGTCGTTTACGTATCTTGAATGATGAAAAGAATATGGATGACTATGTTGCAGAGATTGATGCTGGACCAGGAACCCTTGTTGCATTTAAGGTGACAGATAATGGTTGGCATGGATATGTACCTTTTGAAGGGCAACGTCAATCGATCCAGATTAACTTCTTAACCAGTGATAAAGCCAATGCGAAACATCGTTTTATCCACGGCTTAAGTGCGAAGATGAAAAAATTATTTGGTTAA
- a CDS encoding malate synthase G, whose amino-acid sequence MTVRIQKGKLAIAKELYDFIENEALPGTGLESETYWKNFEQVVVDLSPKNKALLAKRDELQAKIDEWHRNNKFELNAYKAFLTEIGYLEPEVADFQVTTENVDEEIALLAGPQLVVPVRNARYSLNAANARWGSLYDALYGTDVISEEGGAEKGKGYNPVRGDKVIAFAKDFLNQTFPLAQGSHADATQYAVVNNGLAVTLKDGSTTTLAHESQFVGFNGEAANPTEIVLLNNGLHVIIEIDANSPIGKTDAAGVKDLTLEAAVTTIQDLEDSVAAVDAEEKVEGYRNWLGLMKGDLQESIEKNGKTITRTLNKDRTVQNLIGGTTTLHGRSLMLLRNVGHLMTNPAILVEGEEVFEGIMDALVTPLLTVADIRGQNENKNSRKGSMYIVKPKMHGPEEVAFAVELFERAEQAIGLPAKSLKIGIMDEERRTSVNLKNCIFAAKDRTIFINTGFMDRTGDEIHTSMEAAPVVRKEAVKTQKWIAAYENRNVAIGLACGLQGKAQIGKGMWPKPDSMKDMLATKTAHPNAGATCAWVPSPTGAVLHALHYHQINVKARQDVLAAEDMLTLDDLLTPPFAPETNWTAEELNNELENNCQGILGYVVRWVDLGVGCSKVPDINNVGLMEDRATLRISSQHVANWLRHGIVTRAQVEEVLKRMAVIVDQQNANDPLYTPMAPNFDGIAFQAASDLIFKGAEQPSGYTEPLLHAARLKLKGYTGD is encoded by the coding sequence ATGACTGTACGTATTCAAAAAGGCAAGCTAGCGATTGCTAAAGAACTTTACGATTTCATCGAAAATGAAGCTTTACCAGGTACTGGTTTAGAGAGTGAAACTTACTGGAAAAACTTCGAGCAAGTCGTTGTCGACCTTAGCCCAAAAAACAAAGCATTATTGGCTAAGCGTGATGAACTTCAAGCAAAGATTGACGAATGGCATCGCAACAATAAATTTGAATTAAATGCTTACAAGGCATTCTTAACTGAAATTGGTTACTTAGAGCCAGAAGTTGCTGACTTTCAGGTAACGACTGAAAACGTTGACGAAGAAATTGCATTATTGGCTGGCCCACAACTTGTTGTACCTGTGCGTAATGCACGTTACAGCTTGAACGCTGCAAATGCACGTTGGGGTTCTTTGTATGACGCACTGTATGGTACAGATGTTATTTCTGAAGAGGGCGGCGCAGAGAAAGGCAAAGGCTATAACCCAGTTCGTGGTGATAAAGTCATTGCTTTTGCAAAGGACTTCTTAAACCAAACTTTCCCATTGGCACAAGGTTCGCATGCAGATGCAACTCAATATGCAGTGGTGAATAATGGTTTAGCTGTGACGCTCAAAGATGGTTCAACCACGACTTTAGCACACGAATCACAGTTTGTCGGATTCAATGGCGAAGCGGCGAACCCTACTGAAATCGTTTTATTAAATAATGGCTTGCATGTGATTATCGAAATTGATGCAAATAGCCCAATTGGTAAAACAGATGCTGCTGGCGTTAAAGATTTAACTCTTGAAGCTGCGGTAACTACGATCCAAGATTTGGAAGATTCGGTTGCAGCGGTTGATGCTGAAGAAAAAGTGGAAGGCTACCGTAACTGGTTAGGTCTCATGAAAGGTGACTTACAAGAGTCAATCGAGAAAAATGGTAAAACCATTACGCGTACCTTAAACAAAGACCGTACTGTACAGAATCTGATTGGTGGTACAACAACATTGCATGGCCGTTCATTAATGTTGCTTCGTAACGTAGGCCACTTAATGACAAACCCTGCGATCTTGGTTGAGGGCGAAGAAGTGTTCGAAGGCATCATGGATGCTTTAGTTACACCTTTGCTTACAGTTGCTGATATTCGCGGTCAAAACGAGAACAAAAACTCGCGTAAAGGTTCAATGTATATCGTTAAGCCAAAAATGCATGGTCCAGAGGAAGTTGCATTTGCGGTTGAATTGTTTGAGCGTGCTGAACAAGCCATCGGTTTGCCTGCTAAATCACTCAAAATCGGGATTATGGATGAAGAACGTCGTACGTCTGTGAACTTGAAAAACTGTATCTTTGCTGCAAAAGACCGTACCATTTTCATTAATACGGGCTTTATGGATCGTACAGGCGATGAAATCCATACGTCTATGGAAGCTGCGCCAGTTGTGCGTAAAGAAGCTGTTAAAACCCAAAAATGGATTGCTGCTTACGAAAACCGTAACGTTGCAATCGGTTTAGCATGTGGTTTACAAGGTAAAGCGCAAATTGGTAAAGGCATGTGGCCAAAACCAGATAGCATGAAAGATATGTTGGCGACCAAGACCGCACATCCAAATGCAGGTGCAACTTGTGCATGGGTTCCATCACCAACAGGTGCAGTACTGCATGCATTGCACTACCATCAAATCAATGTAAAAGCACGTCAAGATGTATTGGCTGCTGAAGACATGTTGACTTTAGATGACTTGTTAACGCCGCCATTTGCACCAGAAACCAACTGGACAGCAGAAGAGTTAAACAATGAACTTGAAAATAACTGTCAAGGAATCTTGGGTTATGTCGTTCGTTGGGTTGACTTGGGTGTTGGTTGTTCTAAAGTGCCAGACATTAATAACGTTGGCTTAATGGAAGACCGTGCAACTTTACGTATTTCTTCGCAACACGTTGCAAACTGGTTACGTCACGGTATTGTAACACGTGCGCAAGTTGAAGAAGTACTTAAGCGTATGGCGGTGATCGTTGATCAACAAAATGCCAATGATCCGCTGTATACACCAATGGCACCAAACTTTGATGGTATTGCATTCCAAGCAGCATCTGACTTGATCTTCAAGGGTGCAGAACAACCATCGGGTTATACTGAGCCATTGTTACATGCTGCACGTTTAAAGTTAAAAGGTTATACAGGTGATTAA
- the zapE gene encoding cell division protein ZapE produces the protein MSNSKPDSHSTAYIPTSPAERYAQALDSGQFMPDEAQAQAVQELDRVWKELLTRYKASKKAFRRFRRQTYPKGVYMWGGVGRGKTWLMDQFYESVPFRRKMRMHFHHFMQHVHKELNKLSGQRNPLDLVADQIYKDAVVICFDEFFVSNVTDAMILSDLFQKLFERGITLIATSNIAPDGLYKNGIHRDRFLPTIELVKKNCTVLNVDAGVDYRLRVLKQAQLFKYPLTDDAQVWLSGRFKALTQTQAQSSLPIMINNRVVETLGHTEDVLWCEFSELCFKPRSPADFIEIANIYNTVLVSNVPHLTDFLSEGTRRFIYLVDEFYDRGVKLILTSEDSIIDLYEGEKLAFEIERTRSRLLEMQSDDYLHSEHRQIQIAQTS, from the coding sequence ATGTCAAATTCTAAACCAGACTCACATAGCACTGCATATATCCCAACGTCACCTGCTGAGCGCTATGCTCAAGCACTTGACTCAGGACAATTCATGCCAGATGAGGCTCAAGCGCAAGCCGTGCAAGAGTTGGATCGAGTATGGAAAGAGTTACTCACTCGCTATAAAGCATCGAAGAAAGCGTTTCGACGTTTCCGCCGTCAAACCTATCCAAAAGGCGTATATATGTGGGGTGGTGTAGGTCGAGGCAAAACATGGTTGATGGATCAGTTTTATGAATCTGTGCCATTCCGCCGTAAGATGCGGATGCACTTCCATCACTTTATGCAACATGTTCATAAAGAGTTGAATAAACTTTCGGGTCAACGTAATCCGCTAGATTTGGTTGCAGATCAGATTTATAAAGACGCTGTTGTAATTTGCTTTGACGAATTTTTCGTATCAAATGTAACTGATGCCATGATTTTGAGTGATCTGTTCCAAAAGCTCTTTGAGCGTGGCATCACTTTGATTGCAACATCAAATATTGCACCAGATGGTTTATATAAAAACGGAATTCATCGTGATCGTTTCCTGCCGACGATTGAGTTGGTCAAGAAGAACTGTACGGTTTTAAATGTTGATGCAGGTGTAGATTATCGTTTACGGGTATTGAAACAGGCGCAATTATTTAAATATCCATTAACGGATGATGCGCAAGTGTGGTTATCTGGTCGTTTTAAAGCACTGACCCAAACCCAAGCACAATCTAGCTTACCGATTATGATCAATAATCGCGTGGTAGAAACCTTAGGTCACACTGAAGATGTATTGTGGTGTGAGTTTTCAGAGCTATGCTTTAAGCCACGTAGTCCCGCAGACTTTATTGAAATCGCCAACATCTATAATACCGTTTTGGTGAGCAATGTTCCGCATTTGACCGATTTCCTGTCCGAAGGAACTCGCCGCTTTATTTATTTGGTCGATGAATTCTATGACCGTGGTGTAAAACTGATTCTTACTTCAGAAGACTCTATTATTGATCTTTATGAAGGTGAGAAATTGGCATTTGAAATTGAACGTACGCGTTCACGTTTATTGGAAATGCAGTCTGATGATTATTTGCATTCGGAGCACCGACAAATTCAGATCGCACAAACTTCATAA
- a CDS encoding AraC family transcriptional regulator, with protein sequence MKRSILGLMYLIQGMRHVGIDVDARLANMGIHADALDPSSIIPDEIEWDILQHISQDISPEQGLFIGQHYALAGYGPFLMLLVTSDTLHRALLNGVQYQQLTHLFGSLQLKIENELIYLFYQPIDLSMHLGQLRAQCEISGTYKFLQDIFKMMGLDIPKIQIELPFQRPKDLGLLAAYQDYYGQDVKFGCAQAAFILENTQILNTKIPSADILTYRIYEEKCLQDIQHLEKSAALKLTIVEYVQDYLEMQNGVIPTMAETACALSIPERTLRHQLQQMQTSYKEIREQLIKQKAIKFIENSSYSIEQVAEMLGYSEPAAFNHAFKRWFGLSPRQYNRNH encoded by the coding sequence ATGAAGAGATCTATCCTCGGGTTGATGTATTTGATTCAAGGCATGCGTCATGTCGGTATTGATGTGGATGCACGTTTAGCAAATATGGGGATACACGCCGATGCCTTAGATCCAAGTTCAATTATTCCAGATGAAATCGAGTGGGATATTTTGCAGCATATTAGTCAGGACATTTCACCAGAACAAGGTCTATTCATTGGGCAGCATTATGCATTGGCTGGCTATGGACCGTTCCTGATGTTACTGGTGACCAGTGATACCCTACATCGTGCCTTACTCAATGGTGTTCAATATCAGCAGTTAACCCATCTATTTGGGAGCTTGCAGTTAAAGATTGAAAATGAGTTGATCTATTTGTTTTATCAACCTATTGATCTCAGTATGCATTTAGGCCAATTAAGGGCACAGTGTGAAATTTCAGGTACCTATAAGTTTTTACAAGACATCTTTAAAATGATGGGGTTGGATATACCCAAAATTCAGATTGAACTGCCATTTCAGCGCCCTAAAGATCTAGGGTTGCTTGCTGCTTATCAAGATTATTATGGTCAAGATGTCAAATTTGGATGTGCACAGGCCGCTTTTATTTTGGAAAATACACAAATTCTAAATACAAAAATTCCATCTGCTGATATTTTGACGTATCGCATTTATGAAGAAAAATGCCTACAGGATATTCAACATTTAGAGAAAAGTGCGGCGCTCAAATTAACGATTGTTGAATATGTGCAGGATTATCTGGAAATGCAAAATGGGGTCATACCCACGATGGCAGAAACCGCTTGTGCCCTGAGTATTCCAGAACGTACCTTAAGACATCAATTGCAGCAAATGCAGACCAGCTATAAGGAAATTCGTGAACAGCTGATTAAACAGAAGGCGATTAAGTTCATTGAAAATAGTTCCTATTCAATTGAACAAGTCGCCGAAATGTTGGGTTATTCTGAGCCAGCGGCCTTCAATCATGCTTTTAAAAGATGGTTTGGATTGAGTCCGAGACAATATAATCGAAATCATTAA
- a CDS encoding flavin-containing monooxygenase: MRDVNQNAIQKTKVAIIGAGFGGLAMAIRLLQSQINDFVILEKTNDVGGTWRENQYPGAACDVQSHMYSLSFAPKTDWSKRYAEADEIFTYIQDITEQHKLKDYCKFEHEVTRAEFDESRNIWTLALKDRPTVEAQFVIFASGPLHVPQIPHVKGIENFKGKVFHSSQWDHHYDLTDKSVASIGTGGSAIQYIPEIAPEVKQLYVLQRTAAWVIPRDERKYSQLSKSLFKASNIYRQIHRTRLYWTNESRVVPIVQPQIMKYGQKLAEAFIRFQVKDKELAKKLTPDFVMGCKRILISNKYFPTFNRKNVELVTDAIQEITANSIITKDGKERQIDCLIYGTGFITDPRIYLKHFDCVGRNGIELKQAWKDGAESYYGISTKNFPNLFQLLGPNTILGHNSVIFMIESQVNYILQLIQTVYKTGTQAVEIKHDVQDQFNQRVQDQLKGTVWQAGGCSSWYQAADGKNFSLWPTYTWRYWLETRKVNVADYNFMSTSTAAKSNAA, translated from the coding sequence ATGCGTGATGTAAACCAAAATGCGATTCAAAAAACAAAAGTTGCCATTATTGGTGCAGGTTTTGGTGGCTTGGCAATGGCTATTCGCCTGTTACAAAGTCAAATTAATGATTTTGTGATCTTAGAAAAAACCAATGATGTGGGGGGTACATGGCGAGAGAACCAATATCCTGGCGCAGCCTGTGATGTTCAATCGCATATGTACTCACTTTCATTTGCTCCCAAAACAGACTGGTCTAAGCGTTATGCTGAAGCAGATGAAATCTTTACCTATATCCAAGACATCACGGAACAACACAAATTAAAGGACTATTGCAAATTTGAACATGAAGTCACTCGTGCTGAGTTTGATGAAAGCCGAAATATCTGGACCTTAGCCCTGAAAGATCGACCGACAGTTGAAGCACAATTTGTTATTTTTGCCTCAGGTCCACTGCACGTGCCACAAATTCCTCATGTGAAAGGCATTGAAAACTTTAAAGGTAAAGTTTTCCATTCATCACAGTGGGATCATCATTATGACCTAACTGACAAATCTGTTGCATCAATTGGAACTGGCGGCAGTGCGATTCAATATATTCCTGAAATTGCGCCAGAGGTCAAACAACTCTATGTATTGCAACGTACCGCAGCATGGGTGATTCCTCGTGATGAACGTAAATACTCCCAACTGAGCAAATCTTTATTTAAAGCATCAAATATCTACCGTCAGATTCACCGTACCCGCCTGTATTGGACCAATGAATCTCGTGTTGTGCCAATTGTACAACCACAGATCATGAAGTATGGCCAGAAACTGGCTGAAGCCTTTATCCGCTTCCAAGTTAAAGACAAAGAACTGGCGAAAAAACTAACACCTGATTTTGTCATGGGCTGTAAGCGTATTTTAATTTCAAATAAATATTTCCCAACCTTCAACCGTAAAAACGTTGAATTAGTGACAGATGCTATTCAAGAAATCACCGCAAATAGTATCATCACCAAAGATGGCAAAGAACGTCAAATTGACTGTCTGATTTATGGTACAGGTTTTATTACCGACCCTCGTATATATCTAAAACATTTCGATTGTGTTGGCCGTAACGGCATTGAACTCAAACAAGCATGGAAAGATGGCGCTGAAAGTTACTATGGGATCAGTACCAAAAACTTTCCGAATCTATTCCAGTTACTGGGGCCAAATACCATTCTTGGGCATAACTCAGTGATTTTCATGATTGAATCTCAGGTCAACTATATTCTCCAGTTAATTCAAACTGTATATAAAACAGGGACTCAAGCAGTTGAAATTAAGCATGACGTCCAAGATCAGTTCAATCAGCGTGTACAAGATCAGCTTAAAGGAACGGTATGGCAAGCGGGTGGCTGTAGCAGTTGGTATCAAGCTGCTGACGGTAAAAACTTTTCGTTATGGCCAACCTACACATGGCGATATTGGTTAGAAACTCGTAAAGTCAATGTCGCTGATTATAATTTTATGAGTACTTCAACTGCTGCCAAATCTAATGCTGCATAA